The genome window GGATACGCCGCGATCGAGGCGATTCGATTCAAAGTGACGGAGTGACTCCCGCCTGACATTCCCGGCAGGGTGGCATTGTCGAATGGTGAGTGATTGTGTGCCACTGGCTCCGCCAGTGCGGATCGACTCAGCAAGTCAGAAGGCGAGCATTGGGAGACGATAGGGCTCCCGCAGGTCGCTTCTCCTGCGTCGGCAAGTTCATCTGCTTCGAGTCCTCTCGTGGTCTCTGAGGTCGCTCCATCCCATCTGCTTGCACATCGGCACTGGAAGAACCAGTGGCACACTCCGGTACTTCCTCGACAGTACCGACCGTAGTGCCACCCCGTGCCGTCCGCTCTCTCTCAACGCGGTTTTGCTTTCTCCACGGTCAGATTGCGGCGATAGATCTTCGTGCCGTGGGCGATGTAGAGCGTGCTGTGATCCGGGCCGGCGAGGATGCAGGTGGTGAGCGGCTGATCCTTGTCGACCTTCGGAAGCACTCCGCAGGGGCGTCCGGTCGGATCGAAGATCTGCACGCCGAGATCGCTCGTCACATAGAAGCGACCGGCTTTGTCGACCGCCATGCCATCCCCTTTGGAGTTCTGGATGTACGGGGGAGGCTCGTTGAACTTGAAATCCCCCTTCGGATCGATGGGGAGCCGCATCGGCATCGTCGGCATCTTGGCGTCGAGCACTCCGCCGGCGTTCACGCGATACGTCCAGGTGTGAGTCCCGCCGTAGTCGGAGACGGCGAGCGTCCCCCCATCGGGCGAGACCGCGATGCCGTTGGGCTTGCTGACGCCTTTGTCGGCCGCGGCGACTTCGCCGGTCTGGGGATTGATCCGCGTCACCTGCTGGGTTCCGGTTTCCGTGATGAGGATGAAGCCGTCGCTCGTCACCGCGAGGTCGTTCGGTTTGACTCCTTCGGCGACGACCTTCACCTCGCCAGTCCCCGGATGGATCGAGATCACGCGGCTCTTCGTTCCCTGGCAGGCATACAGCAGCGAGCCATCGGGACTGAATTCGAGACCGCTGACGGACTCCTTGCAGATCTCCTTGCGGGTGCCGTCCGCCGCGCTGATGCGGAACACCGCAGGAGCCTTCATGTCGCAGAAGTACAGATTCCCCTCTTTGTCCGCGCAGAGGGCATCGGCGAAGCCGAGTCCGTCCGCAACAGATTCCCACGACTGACCGGGGATCAGCAGGTTGAGCAGCGTCAGGTCGCCGCCGAGATCGCCCCGCGTATCGAGCACCGGGGTGTGAGCTTCCTTGCGCCACAGCCACTTCATCGCTTCGGGAAACTTCGCACCGCCGAAGTCGGCGTTGTGGGCGTACCCTTCTGCCCAGTCGAAGCGGACGTCGTAGCCCGCATACTTCAGGGCCGACGCCATCTGCTGATTGGCCCACGGCCAGCTTCCGGCCACATTATCGACGTCGCCGCTGGTGTCGGCCATGTAGACCCGGATCGGCTTGGGCTCGGTCTTGCGAACGAGCGACGGATAGACGTTCCCCCCGCGCAGGTTCGTGAAGCTGCCGACGCTGGAATAGACCTTGCGGAAGGAGTCGGTTCGCTCCCAGGCGGCGGTGAAGGCACAGATCGCTCCGGAGCTGGACCCGCCGATGGCGTGCATCTCGGGGTCATCCGAGATCGCGTACTTCTTGCGGACCTCGGGAATGATCTCTTCGAGCAGGAAGCGGACGTACCGATCGCCGAGGCCGTCGTACTCCAGGCTCCGGTTCGAGTGCTTCCCTTTCTCCTGCGGCTTCGACTTCTCGTGGCCGGGGTTGATGAACACGGCGATCGTCGTCGGCATGTCTCCGCGGGCGATCAGGTTGTCGAACACCGTCGGCACCCGCCAGCGGCCGTTCGTGTTCTTCATCCCCTCGCCGTCCTGAAACACCATCAGCGCGGCCGGTTGGTCCGCCTTGTACTGAGCCGGCACATAGATCGACCACGCCCGCGTCGTGTCGGCGAAGATCTTCGACTCGAAGACCGGCATCTGCTCGAGCGTCCCCTTGGGAACCCCCTCTTTCGCGACCGCATCCGGATGCGGTTCCCACGCCGGCTTCGTCTCGACGATCGGAATGTTCGTGCTCTCGCTACTCTCGTCCCACAACCACTTGAGGGCCTCCGGCAGCCGCTCCCCGCCCCACTTGCCGCTGTGTCCGCCGTCCGTCATCTCGAGCTTGTACTTGTAGCCCGCGAACTGCAGAGCCGCCGCGAGATCCTGATTTCCCAGCGGCCAATTGCCGTGCAGGTTGTTGAGGTCGTCGCGCCCGTCCTGCAGATAGACCTTGATCGCCTTCGGCTTGGTCTTCGACTTGCGAACGAGCCCCGGATAGGCCCAGCCCCCGCGAATGTTGGTGAAGCTTCCGATGTGACTGAGCACCTTGCCGAACTGCTCCGGCTTCTCCCACGCCAC of Planctomyces sp. SH-PL14 contains these proteins:
- a CDS encoding alpha/beta hydrolase-fold protein, giving the protein MKQLTQGLICLCFVVTSLAVRAEAQEQPDRVVHDGVPQGKLTAGQFSDSQVFPGTKRDYSVYVPAQYKGDEPAALMVFMDGGGYSNPKGDFRVPVVFDNLIHQKKMPVTIAVFVNPGTIAATAKGAKDRSNRSFEYDSMGDRYPNFLIDEFLPVALKGLNVSGDPAKRAVCGISSSGICAFTVAWEKPEQFGKVLSHIGSFTNIRGGWAYPGLVRKSKTKPKAIKVYLQDGRDDLNNLHGNWPLGNQDLAAALQFAGYKYKLEMTDGGHSGKWGGERLPEALKWLWDESSESTNIPIVETKPAWEPHPDAVAKEGVPKGTLEQMPVFESKIFADTTRAWSIYVPAQYKADQPAALMVFQDGEGMKNTNGRWRVPTVFDNLIARGDMPTTIAVFINPGHEKSKPQEKGKHSNRSLEYDGLGDRYVRFLLEEIIPEVRKKYAISDDPEMHAIGGSSSGAICAFTAAWERTDSFRKVYSSVGSFTNLRGGNVYPSLVRKTEPKPIRVYMADTSGDVDNVAGSWPWANQQMASALKYAGYDVRFDWAEGYAHNADFGGAKFPEAMKWLWRKEAHTPVLDTRGDLGGDLTLLNLLIPGQSWESVADGLGFADALCADKEGNLYFCDMKAPAVFRISAADGTRKEICKESVSGLEFSPDGSLLYACQGTKSRVISIHPGTGEVKVVAEGVKPNDLAVTSDGFILITETGTQQVTRINPQTGEVAAADKGVSKPNGIAVSPDGGTLAVSDYGGTHTWTYRVNAGGVLDAKMPTMPMRLPIDPKGDFKFNEPPPYIQNSKGDGMAVDKAGRFYVTSDLGVQIFDPTGRPCGVLPKVDKDQPLTTCILAGPDHSTLYIAHGTKIYRRNLTVEKAKPR